The nucleotide sequence GCGGTGACGATGCCGTAGGCGAACCCGGCCGCGATGGCATAGTCGGGCTTGGTCAGGCCCTGATCGATCAGCCATTTGGGACCGATGACGCCGCCGGCCTCCTCGTCATAGGTGAAATGGAGTTCCACCGTTCCGCCGAGCTTGGCACCGACCGCCTCGATCGCGCGCAACGCGAAGGTATAGGTGGCAAAGTCCGATTTCGATACCGCCACGCCGCGGCCATACATATGCCCATCATGAATTTCAGCGCCGTAGGGATCCCTGGTCCATCCGTCTCCCGGCGGAACCACGTCCCCGTGGGCATTGAGTGCGACCACCGGCCCATCGCCGAAACGGCGGCGCACGATCAGATTGATAGCCGAGACCATCCCGTTCGCCCTGACCAAGTCGCCGGGAACGACATGACGCTCGACCTCAAAGCCCATCGCCTGCAGCGCCGCGGCCGCGCGTTCGGCATGTTCGTAGCAATTGCCCGGCGGATTGTCGGACGGCACGCTCACCATCTCGGCGAGAAAGGCGACCTGCTCGTCACGAAGTTGCTGGATCCGGTCGTGAACTTCCTGATGAAACGATTTTGTCATGGTGCTATCGCCTTGCCGGATGATGTTTTATCCAATGGCGTGCGATATCCGCCCGCCGACAGATCCAGACCTTGTCATGGTCCTGCACGTAGTCGAGAAATCGAGCCAATGATGCGGCGCGACCGGGTCTGCCGACGAGGCGGCAATGCAGCCCCACCGACATCATCTTCGGCGTCGCCTCGCCCTCCGCGTACAGGACGTCGAACGAATCCTTGAGATAGGAGAAGAACTGGTCGCCGGCATTGAATCCCTGCGCGGTCGCGAATCGCATGTCATTGGCGTCCAACGTATACGGAACGATGAGGTGGTCCCTGCCGGACACCGAGACCCAATACGGCAGGTCATCGTTGTAGGCGTCGGCATCGTATAGGAATCCGCCCTCCTCGACGACGAGACGGCGCGTATTGGGACTCATGCGACCGGTGTACCAGCCCACGGGGCGCTTGCCTGAAAGGTCACGAATGGTCTTTACCGCCAGCTTCAGATGGTCGCGTTCCGTTTCCTCGTCGACATACTGATAGTCGATCCAGCGCCAGCCATGGCTGGCGATTTCGTGACGCCCCTCGACCATCGCGGCGGCGGCATCGGGATTACGGGCCAAGGCCATGGCGACGGCGAACACGGTGACGCGAATTCCGCGGTCTTCGAACAGGCGCATCAGGCGCCAGAACCCGGCGCGCGAGCCGTATTCATAGATCGATTCCATGTTCATGTTGCGCGCGCCATACAGCGGCTCCGCACCGACGATCTCGGACAGAAAAGCTTCCGATGCGGGATCGCCATGAAGGATATTGTTCTCGCCGCCCTCCTCGTAGTTCAGCACGATCTGAACTGCGACGCGCGCACCCTTGGGCCAGTTCGCATGGGGCGGACGTGGGCCGTAGCCCACCATGTCGCGCGGGTAGCGTTGCCTCTTCTGCATGGTCAGCTAATCGATTTCGGCGCCCTGCGCGATCCATCGGCGCAGGATTTCGCGTTCGGCGTCGGTCATTTCGGTAAGATTGCCCGGCGGCATGACGTCCGATTGCAGAGACTGGGCATCGATTTCAGCGGCGCGCGCCTGGATTTGTTCCGGCGTGTCGTACATCACGCCTTTTGGCGCCACGTCGACATATTCGCCGCTCGGCTCCGCGGAATGGCAGATACCGCAACGCACGTCGATGATCGTGCGAACGTCGACGAACGCCACCTTATCGCCCCCCGCGTCCGAACGGATGGCCGCCTGGCCAAGCCATATTCCGAGCAGCAACAACATACCCGCGGCACCGGCGGCCACGAACAAGAGACCCTGCTTCTCCTTGCCCTTGTTGCGCAGATTGAAAAAGTGCCGGATCGACGCGCCAACCAAAACCAAAAGCCCGAGGATGAGCCAATTGAGGTCGTTCCCGTAGGTCCCCGCATAGTGGCCGCTGATCATGAGGAACAGCACCGGCAGCGTCATGTAATTGTTGTGGACGGATCGGTTCTTGGCCCGCTCGGCGGCGGCTTTATCGGGCTGGCGCCCGGCCTTGGTCGCGTCGACCAATTCGCGCTGCGATGGAATGATGCGCATCCATACGTTGGCCGCCATCAGCGTGCCCATCATCGCGCCGACATGGAGATAGGCCGCGCGGTCGCTCATGAAATGGGTTAGCCCCCAGGCGATCAACAACATCAGCAAAAACGAAATGAGCGCGGCGACCTTCGGTGAATTCATGGCGAAGCCGGAATTCCACAGCGTGTCGTAGACGAACCAGGCAACGATCAGCGTGGCCAGACCGAGCACGATCGTGCCGCCGACACCGAGGCCGGAGGGCTCCGACGGCATCGTATAGACGCTGGCACCGACATAGTAGATCAGAACCAGCAAGAAGAATCCGGTGATCCAGGTAAACCCGGCTTCCCACTTGACCCAGTGCAGTGTCTTGGGAATGTCGGCCGGCGCCAACTGGATTTTGATCATGTTGTAAAAGCCGCCGCTATGGACCATCCACAGGTTGCCCTCGATCTTATCGTCACCATCCTTGGGCGGCTCGATATGGCTGTCGAGCCAATTGAAAAAGAACGACGATCCAATCCACGCGATTCCGGTGACGATATGCGCCCAGCGCAGAATCAGATTGAGCCAATCGCTGAATATGGCTTCCACGTCCCTGCTCCTTGTCCTTAATTGTTGGCGGCTTCGGCAAATATTTCGTTCAGATTGAGCGAGCCGCCGCCCGCCTCGAGTTTCAATTTCTGTTCGCACACCTGAAGATGGCGGTTCATGAGATCGATCGCCTGTCCACTATCGCCGCTGGCGATGGCGCCGATGATCGCCCGATGCTCGTCAAACGAGCACGCTGAGTTCCCAGGCGTCTCATAAATCGCGATAACCAGCGAAGTCCGCGACACCAATTCCCGCAAGAAGTCGACGATGACGCCGTTTCCCGCATGCTCCGCAAGTCGAATATGAAAGTCGCCGGAAAGACGAATCCAGTGGCCGCGATCGCCGTCCGAGAACGCGGCCTCCTCCTCATCGACAAGATTCCGAAGCGCGTCGATCTGCTCGCTGGATATCCTTCCCAATAGATTCTCGATCACCGCTTTCTCCAATATGCGGCGGGTCTGGAAGACCTCTCGGGCCTGTTCCACCGACGGGCTCGCCACGACGGCGCCACGATTGGGTCGTATCTCCACGATATTGTCGCGACTGAGCCGGAAAAGTGCCTTGCGAATTACCGTTCGGCTGACGCCAAAGACTTCGCCCAAGGAATCTTCGGCGAGTTTTGTTCCCGGCGGAAGCTTGTGTGCCAGAATGGCATCATAGACCGCTCGGTAGACCGCTTCATCGCCCGTAACCGAACGCGGATCAGTGTTTTGCTTGCGAATCGCGGCAATCTCAGAAGCCATTTTGTCTCCTTTTTCCATTCCAGACCCTTGCCCCCATGATTATTGAATACACTTCTTTTATAAAAATGGATACAATTTAATGGACAACGATGCTAAATTGCTTTTTGTTAACATTTGGCAGCAGCCAGCAAGAACATAAGCTGGGCGGCACCGATCCGCTCGGATAGAACAGGCAGGAGGAGACGAATATGGGCCGTCTGACGACGCACGTGCTGGATGCGGCCCGCGGCGTACCCGGCGCCGGGATCGCAATCGATCTCTATAGAATGGAGGACGGCGAGCGCGTCCACATAGCCGCGACCGAGACCAATGGCGATGGACGGTGCAACGGGCCGCTTCTTGAAGGCGAAGGGTTCGCCGCCGGCGTCTACGAACTGGTCTTCCAGACAGCCGCCTATTTTCGAAATTCCGACATCGAGCTGCCCGATCCGCCATTCCTCGACGCCGTGGTCGTGAGATTTGGCGTGTCGGATACCGAATCGCACTATCATGTGCCGATACTCGTTTCGCCGTGGAGCTACACGACCTATCGCGGGAGCTGATCGCAAATGCCCCCTAAGACAAAACCGCATGCAGAAGACCACGCCACCATTCGATTCATGCTGAACGATGAACTGCGCGAGGTCGACGACATCGATCCGAATACGACGGTGCTCAATTATCTAAGGTTGCAAGAACAAGAAACCGGCACCAAGGAAGGCTGCGCCGAAGGCGATTGCGGCGCATGCTCCGTCGTGCTCGGCGAGGTCGATAACGGACGCATTCGTTATCGGACGGTCAACGCTTGCATCCTCTTTCTACCGGTGGTCGATGGCAAGCAACTTATTACAGTCGAAGGGTTGCGACAGACGGATGGAAGCCTTCACCCGGTACAGCAGGCCCTGGTCGACTTGCACGGTTCGCAATGCGGCTTCTGCACCCCGGGCTTCGTCATGTCGATGTTTGCCCTCTACAAGCACAATCCGTCGCCGACGCGTCAGCAGATCAATGATTGCCTCGCCGGAAATCTCTGCCGATGCACGGGATACCGGCCGATCGTCGAGGCCGCCGCGAACATGCATGGCTATGGCAAGAAGGATCATTTCTCGGCGGCGGAAAAGCGGACCGTAAAGCTGCTCAAATCCTTGCAGCGGTCCGATACGCTATTGCTAAAATCCGGTAATCGCCGATACTTCGCGCCGATTTCCTCTGACGGCGTGGCCGAAATATTCGCCCGAAATCCCGATGCTTGCCTGCTCGCCGGCGGTACCGACGTCGGGCTGATCGCGACCAAGGATCATAAGGATCTCGATACATTGATTTACACCGGCGGTGCCCGCGATCTGGCCTCGGTGGAGGTTGGCGGCGATTCGATCGAAATCGGGGCCGCCGCGACCTATAGCGACGCCCTCGACGCCATCAGTCGCGAGTACGATGACTTCGGCGAAGTCCTGCGCCGCCTTGGCTCGGTACAGGTTCGGAACGCAGGAACCATGGTCGGCAATATCGGCAATGCCTCTCCGATCGGCGATTCTAGCCCGTTGCTGATCGCCCTCGACGCCAAGGTCATTCTCCGCAAGGGCGCCAAGCGACGCACGCTGGATCTCGGGGCGTTTTTCGTCGGCTACCGAAAGACCCAATTGCGGCGCGGCGAATTCATCGAGAAGATCGTGTTGCCGCGGTCGCGGCCGGACACCGTGTTTCGCGCCTACAAGATCTCGAAGCGTTTCGACCAGGACATTTCCGCTGCCTGCGGCGCGTTTGCCGTCCGTCTCGAGGGCGGCCGGGTGCGGGACATCCGCATTTGTTTCGGCGGCATGGCGGCGACCCCGAAACGAGCAACGGCGGCCGAAGCGGCAATAAAGGGCCGCGTCTGGTCGCTGTCGACGGTCTCTGGCGGGATGGCCGCCATGGAATCGGATTATGAGCCCTTGACCGACATGCGCGCTTCCCGCGATTACCGCCTCACGGTCGCGAAGAACCTGCTCTACAAATTCTATCTCGAGACCACGGACGGTGCCGCCGAGACCCGCGTCGTGGCATATGGGACATAGACCATGGCAAAAAAATCGAAAAAGACGCGCCTGCTCACCAGAGTTCATCAATCGGTGGCTCATGACAGCGCCCACAAACATGTGAGCGGCGAGGCGATTTATATCGATGATATCCCCGAGCCGCCGCTCATGTTGAACGTCGCCATCGGTATGAGCGACCACCCCCACGCCAAAATCCGCGCGATCGATCTCGGCCGCGTCAGAAAAGCGCCCGGCGTCGTCGCCGTGCTGACCGCCGCCGATATTCCCGGCAAAAACGACGTCGGCCCAGTCTTCGACGGCGATCCGGTCCTGGTGAACGAGCTTGTCGAGTTCAAAGGCCAGGCGATATTCGCGGTGGCCGCGGAAACCATGGAGCAGGCGCGCCGCGCCGCGCGCTTGGGCAAGATCGACTACGAAGTCCTGGACCCGATCCTGACTGTCGAAGAGGCCCTGGCCGCCGACTTCTACGTTCTGCCGCCGCACGTCATGCGGCGGGGAAATTCGCGCAAAGCGCTCGACAAGGCGCGCCACAAGATCGACGGCCGCTTCAAGATGGGCGGGCAGGATCACTTCTACCTCGAGGGACAGATCAGCCTGGCGGTGCCGGGCGAGGACGGCGACCTCGTCATATATTGCTCGACGCAGCATCCCTCCGAGATCCAGCAAGGCGTTTCACACGTCCTCGGCTGCGACAGCAATGCGATCACCGTCGAGGTCCGCCGCATGGGCGGCGGGTTCGGCGGCAAGGAAACGCAAGGCGCCCAATTCGCCGCGCTCGCCGCCTTGTTCGCACGAAAGACCGGCCGGCCGGCGAAGGTCCGCCTCGACCGCGACGACGACATGATCATCACCGGAAAGCGCCATGACTTCATCGTCGATTTTGAGGTTGGCTTCGACGATGTCGGCGCGATCAATGGCATCGAGATCGAACTCGCCTCGCGCTGCGGCATGTCGGCGGAGTTGTCGGGCGCGATCAATGACCGAGCCATGTTCCACTGCGCCAATGCGTACTACCTGCCGAATATCACGGTCACATCGCATCGCTGCAAGACCCACACCGTATCGAATACGGCATTTCGAGGATTCGGCGGTGCCCAGGGCATGCTGGCGATGGAGCACATCATCGACGAAGTGGCACGGCACCTCGGCAAGGACCCCTTGAAGGTCCGCAAGCACAATTTCTATGGCGAATCGGAACGTAACGTCACCCACTATCACATGACGGTCGAGGACTTCGTCCTCCACAAGCTGGTTCCGGACCTCGAAAAATCTTCCGACTATTTCAATCGACGCCAGGAGGTCGCGGCGTTCAATGCGACCAGCGCCGTGTTGAAGAAGGGCATCGCCCTCACGCCGATCAAGTTCGGCATATCCTTCACCACGACATTCCTCAACCAAGCCGGCGCGTTGATCCACGTCTACACGGACGGCAGTGTCCACCTCAACCACGGTGGAACCGAGATGGGACAGGGTCTTTTCGTCAAGGTCGCCCAGGTCGTCGCCGAGGAATTCCAAATTGATCTGGACCGGATCAAGATCACCGCCACCAACACAAGCAAGGTGCCGAATACCTCGGCCACCGCGGCATCCTCCGGCACCGACATGAATGGGGCCGCCGCCTTTGTCGCGGCCAACAAGATCAAGCGCCGGCTAATCGCCTTTGCCGCCGAACACTTCAAGGTCGACCGCAGCAAGATTCGGTTTCACGACAATCACGTCGAGATCGGCCGTCGGCGGATCCCCTTCAACGAGCTTATTCAACTGGCTTACCTGGGCCGGGTGTCGCTCTCCGCGACCGGGTTCTACACCACACCCAAAATCCACTACGACCGGGAAAAGGCGCGCGGCAGGCCGTTTTACTATTTCGCCTATGGCGCGGCCGTTTCCGAGGTTTTGATCGACACGCTGACCGGTGAGTACAAACTCCTGCGCGCAGATATCTTGCACGACTGCGGACGATCCTTGAACCCGGCGATCGATATCGGGCAGGTCGAAGGCGCGTTCGTGCAGGGCATGGGATGGCTCACCATGGAAGAACTTCATTGGAATCCAGACGGCGGATTGGCGACGCACGCACCGTCGACCTATAAGATTCCCGTGGCCAGCGACATCCCCGCCGAGTTTCATGTGCGCCTTCTCGAAAGCGGACGAAACAAGGAAAAGGTCATCCACTGGTCCAAGGCCGTCGGCGAACCGCCGTTCATGCTCGGGATATCGGTGTTCCATGCGATCAAGGATGCGGTCTCCGCGGTCGGCGAGCACCAATTGAGCCCGGCCCTCAACGCCCCGGCAACACCGGAAGAGGTCCTTCGATCTGTCGACGAATTGCGCCATCGCTTGTCCCGCCCTGCCGCGGAGGCCGCGGAATGACCGGTTGGGTCTCCGACTTGGGCGACGCCGCCGAACGGAACGAACCGGTCGTTCTGGTCACGGTCGCGCGGGCAAAGGGGTCGACGCCGCGCGAAGCCGGCGCGAAAATGATTGTCGGCGGCCGCGGTCCGCTTGGGACGATCGGCGGCGGACATCTCGAATATCGCGCGCTGGAGCTGGCCCGCGAACTGCTCGGCGACAACGACCGCCCGGAGACGCTGCTTCACGATTTCGCACTCGGGCCCAGCTTGGGTCAGTGTTGCGGCGGCAATGCGACCATCCTGTTCGAGCGCTTGTCGCTGCGTCAGGTGGAAGCCTGGTTGACGCCGGTGGCGGCGGAACTGAATGATCGCCGGTCGCCGGTGATCGTGACCCGCGCCGATACCGGCCGCAAGCTGGTCCTGACATCCCGCGGGGAGACTGGTTCGCTCGGCGACGATCTCTTGGATCGGCGCGCGTTGGGCCTCGTCGCGGATACCGATAGCGATAATCACACTTCTCGTCTGATTGACCTGGAAATCGGCGATAACGGCGGCACGATACCCGTGTTCATCGACATCGTCCGGCGTGCCGGCACTGAAGTGATGCTTTTTGGCGCCGGACACGTCGGCAAGGGGATCGTTCACGCCCTTGGCCCCCTCCCCGACTTTCGGATCACATGGATCGACGGCCGCGCGGAACAGTTCCCCCATGACGTCCCGGCCAACGTCGATGTTCGCCTTTCCGAAACGCCGGTCGATGAAGTCGAGTCCTTGCCGCCCGGCGCCATTGTCCTGGTGATGACCCACAGCCACGCGCTCGACTACGAAATTGTCGAGAAGGTTTTGAGGCGGGGTGATTTTCGTTTCTGCGGCCTGATCGGGTCGAAAACGAAACGCGCCCAGTTCATCAAGCGACTGGCGCACCGGGGAATGCCGCCGGAAACCGTCCAGCGGCTGACCTGCCCGATCGGCATCGCCGGTATCGACGGCAAACATCCCGCCGAAATCGCCATTGCGGTGGCGGCCGAGATTCTACAATTGTGCGGACAAGCCTCCGAGGCCGACGCTGTCAAGGAGGCCTCGGCATGAGCCATCATGATTTCATGCGCGAGGCGATTGCGCTGTCGCACCGGATGATGGAGGAAAACAAGGGCGGCCCATTTGGCGCCGTCATCGTCCGCGACGGCGAGATCATCGCTTACGGATGGAACAAGGTCACATCGGAGAACGATCCGACGGC is from Alphaproteobacteria bacterium and encodes:
- the puuE gene encoding allantoinase PuuE — encoded protein: MQKRQRYPRDMVGYGPRPPHANWPKGARVAVQIVLNYEEGGENNILHGDPASEAFLSEIVGAEPLYGARNMNMESIYEYGSRAGFWRLMRLFEDRGIRVTVFAVAMALARNPDAAAAMVEGRHEIASHGWRWIDYQYVDEETERDHLKLAVKTIRDLSGKRPVGWYTGRMSPNTRRLVVEEGGFLYDADAYNDDLPYWVSVSGRDHLIVPYTLDANDMRFATAQGFNAGDQFFSYLKDSFDVLYAEGEATPKMMSVGLHCRLVGRPGRAASLARFLDYVQDHDKVWICRRADIARHWIKHHPARR
- a CDS encoding urate hydroxylase PuuD — translated: MEAIFSDWLNLILRWAHIVTGIAWIGSSFFFNWLDSHIEPPKDGDDKIEGNLWMVHSGGFYNMIKIQLAPADIPKTLHWVKWEAGFTWITGFFLLVLIYYVGASVYTMPSEPSGLGVGGTIVLGLATLIVAWFVYDTLWNSGFAMNSPKVAALISFLLMLLIAWGLTHFMSDRAAYLHVGAMMGTLMAANVWMRIIPSQRELVDATKAGRQPDKAAAERAKNRSVHNNYMTLPVLFLMISGHYAGTYGNDLNWLILGLLVLVGASIRHFFNLRNKGKEKQGLLFVAAGAAGMLLLLGIWLGQAAIRSDAGGDKVAFVDVRTIIDVRCGICHSAEPSGEYVDVAPKGVMYDTPEQIQARAAEIDAQSLQSDVMPPGNLTEMTDAEREILRRWIAQGAEID
- a CDS encoding GntR family transcriptional regulator, which encodes MASEIAAIRKQNTDPRSVTGDEAVYRAVYDAILAHKLPPGTKLAEDSLGEVFGVSRTVIRKALFRLSRDNIVEIRPNRGAVVASPSVEQAREVFQTRRILEKAVIENLLGRISSEQIDALRNLVDEEEAAFSDGDRGHWIRLSGDFHIRLAEHAGNGVIVDFLRELVSRTSLVIAIYETPGNSACSFDEHRAIIGAIASGDSGQAIDLMNRHLQVCEQKLKLEAGGGSLNLNEIFAEAANN
- the uraH gene encoding hydroxyisourate hydrolase, with protein sequence MGRLTTHVLDAARGVPGAGIAIDLYRMEDGERVHIAATETNGDGRCNGPLLEGEGFAAGVYELVFQTAAYFRNSDIELPDPPFLDAVVVRFGVSDTESHYHVPILVSPWSYTTYRGS
- the xdhA gene encoding xanthine dehydrogenase small subunit — encoded protein: MPPKTKPHAEDHATIRFMLNDELREVDDIDPNTTVLNYLRLQEQETGTKEGCAEGDCGACSVVLGEVDNGRIRYRTVNACILFLPVVDGKQLITVEGLRQTDGSLHPVQQALVDLHGSQCGFCTPGFVMSMFALYKHNPSPTRQQINDCLAGNLCRCTGYRPIVEAAANMHGYGKKDHFSAAEKRTVKLLKSLQRSDTLLLKSGNRRYFAPISSDGVAEIFARNPDACLLAGGTDVGLIATKDHKDLDTLIYTGGARDLASVEVGGDSIEIGAAATYSDALDAISREYDDFGEVLRRLGSVQVRNAGTMVGNIGNASPIGDSSPLLIALDAKVILRKGAKRRTLDLGAFFVGYRKTQLRRGEFIEKIVLPRSRPDTVFRAYKISKRFDQDISAACGAFAVRLEGGRVRDIRICFGGMAATPKRATAAEAAIKGRVWSLSTVSGGMAAMESDYEPLTDMRASRDYRLTVAKNLLYKFYLETTDGAAETRVVAYGT
- the xdhB gene encoding xanthine dehydrogenase molybdopterin binding subunit translates to MAKKSKKTRLLTRVHQSVAHDSAHKHVSGEAIYIDDIPEPPLMLNVAIGMSDHPHAKIRAIDLGRVRKAPGVVAVLTAADIPGKNDVGPVFDGDPVLVNELVEFKGQAIFAVAAETMEQARRAARLGKIDYEVLDPILTVEEALAADFYVLPPHVMRRGNSRKALDKARHKIDGRFKMGGQDHFYLEGQISLAVPGEDGDLVIYCSTQHPSEIQQGVSHVLGCDSNAITVEVRRMGGGFGGKETQGAQFAALAALFARKTGRPAKVRLDRDDDMIITGKRHDFIVDFEVGFDDVGAINGIEIELASRCGMSAELSGAINDRAMFHCANAYYLPNITVTSHRCKTHTVSNTAFRGFGGAQGMLAMEHIIDEVARHLGKDPLKVRKHNFYGESERNVTHYHMTVEDFVLHKLVPDLEKSSDYFNRRQEVAAFNATSAVLKKGIALTPIKFGISFTTTFLNQAGALIHVYTDGSVHLNHGGTEMGQGLFVKVAQVVAEEFQIDLDRIKITATNTSKVPNTSATAASSGTDMNGAAAFVAANKIKRRLIAFAAEHFKVDRSKIRFHDNHVEIGRRRIPFNELIQLAYLGRVSLSATGFYTTPKIHYDREKARGRPFYYFAYGAAVSEVLIDTLTGEYKLLRADILHDCGRSLNPAIDIGQVEGAFVQGMGWLTMEELHWNPDGGLATHAPSTYKIPVASDIPAEFHVRLLESGRNKEKVIHWSKAVGEPPFMLGISVFHAIKDAVSAVGEHQLSPALNAPATPEEVLRSVDELRHRLSRPAAEAAE
- the xdhC gene encoding xanthine dehydrogenase accessory protein XdhC; protein product: MTGWVSDLGDAAERNEPVVLVTVARAKGSTPREAGAKMIVGGRGPLGTIGGGHLEYRALELARELLGDNDRPETLLHDFALGPSLGQCCGGNATILFERLSLRQVEAWLTPVAAELNDRRSPVIVTRADTGRKLVLTSRGETGSLGDDLLDRRALGLVADTDSDNHTSRLIDLEIGDNGGTIPVFIDIVRRAGTEVMLFGAGHVGKGIVHALGPLPDFRITWIDGRAEQFPHDVPANVDVRLSETPVDEVESLPPGAIVLVMTHSHALDYEIVEKVLRRGDFRFCGLIGSKTKRAQFIKRLAHRGMPPETVQRLTCPIGIAGIDGKHPAEIAIAVAAEILQLCGQASEADAVKEASA